In a single window of the Oryctolagus cuniculus chromosome 9, mOryCun1.1, whole genome shotgun sequence genome:
- the COL2A1 gene encoding collagen alpha-1(II) chain isoform X1, with protein sequence MIRLGAPQTLVLLTLLVAAALRCQGQDVQEAGSCVQEGKRYNDKDVWKPEPCRICVCDTGTVLCDDIICEDTKDCLSPEIPFGECCPVCPTDLATASGRKPGPKGQKGEPGDIKDIVGPKGPPGPQGPAGEQGPRGDRGDKGEKGAPGPRGRDGEPGTPGNPGPPGPPGPPGPPGLGGNFAAQMAGGFDEKAGGAQMGVMQGPMGPMGPRGPPGPAGAPGPQGFQGNPGEPGEPGVSGPMGPRGPPGPPGKPGDDGEAGKPGKPGERGLPGPQGARGFPGTPGLPGVKGHRGYPGLDGAKGEAGAPGVKGESGSPGENGSPGPMGPRGLPGERGRTGPAGAAGARGNDGQPGPAGPPGPVGPAGGPGFPGAPGAKGEAGPTGARGPEGAQGPRGEPGTPGSPGPAGASGNPGTDGIPGAKGSAGAPGIAGAPGFPGPRGPPGPQGATGPLGPKGQTGEPGIAGFKGEQGPKGEPGPAGPQGAPGPAGEEGKRGARGEPGGAGPAGPPGERGAPGNRGFPGQDGLAGPKGAPGERGPSGLAGPKGANGDPGRPGEPGLPGARGLTGRPGDAGPQGKVGPSGAPGEDGRPGPPGPQGARGQPGVMGFPGPKGANGEPGKAGEKGLPGAPGLRGLPGKDGETGAAGPPGPAGPAGERGEQGAPGPSGFQGLPGPPGPPGEGGKPGDQGVPGEAGAPGLVGPRGERGFPGERGSPGAQGLQGARGLPGTPGTDGPKGAPGPAGPPGAQGPPGLQGMPGERGAAGIAGPKGDRGDVGEKGPEGAPGKDGGRGLTGPIGPPGPAGANGEKGEVGPPGPAGSAGARGAPGERGETGPPGPAGFAGPPGADGQPGAKGEQGEAGQKGDAGAPGPQGPSGAPGPQGPTGVTGPKGARGAQGPPGATGFPGAAGRVGPPGSNGNPGPPGPPGPSGKEGPKGARGDSGPAGRAGDPGLQGPAGPPGLKGEPGDSGPSGADGPPGPQGLAGQRGIVGLPGQRGERGFPGLPGPSGEPGKQGAPGASGDRGPPGPVGPPGLTGPAGEPGREGSPGADGPPGRDGAAGVKGDRGETGAVGAPGAPGPPGSPGPAGPTGKQGDRGEAGAQGPMGPSGPAGARGIPGPQGPRGDKGESGEPGERGLKGHRGFTGLQGLPGPPGPSGDQGAAGPAGPSGPRGPPGPVGPSGKDGANGIPGPIGPPGPRGRSGETGPAGPPGNPGPPGPPGPPGPGIDMSAFAGLGQREKGPDPLQYMRADEAAGALRQHDADVDATLKSLNNQIESIRSPEGSRKNPARTCRDLQLCHPEWKSGDYWIDPNQGCTLDAMKVFCNMETGETCVYPNPATVPKKNWWSSKSQKQQHVWFGETINGGFHFSYGDSSLPPNTANVQMTFLRLLSTEGSQNITYHCKNSVAYLDEATGNLKKALLLQGSNDVEIRAEGNSRFTYTVLQDGCTKHTGKWGKTVIEYRSQKTSRLPITDIAPMDIGGPEQEFGVDIGPVCFL encoded by the exons ATGATCCGCCTCGGGGCGCCCCAGACCCTGGTGCTGCTGACGCTGCTCGTCGCCGCTGCCCTTCGGTGTCAGGGCCAGGATGTCC AGGAGGCTGGCAGCTGTGTGCAGGAGGGGAAGAGGTATAATGATAAGGATGTGTGGAAGCCGGAGCCCTGCCGGATCTGTGTCTGTGACACGGGGACTGTCCTGTGCGACGACATAATCTGTGAAGACACCAAGGACTGCCTGAGCCCCGAGATCCCCTTCGGAGAGTGCTGCCCCGTCTGCCCTACTGACCTCGCCACTGCCAGTGGTC GGAAACCAGGACCAAAG GGGCAGAAAGGAGAACCTGGAGACATCAAGGAT ATCGTAGGACCTAAAGGACCCCCTGGGCCTcag GGACCTGCAGGTGAACAGGGACCCAGAGGTGACCGTGGTGACAAAGGCGAAAAG GGTGCCCCTGGACCTCGTGGCCGAGATGGAGAGCCTGGGACCCCTGGAAATCCGGGCCCCCCTGGGCCCCCTGGACCGCCCGGCCCCCCTGGCCTTGGTGGA AACTTTGCTGCCCAAATGGCTGGAGGATTTGACGAGAAGGCTGGAGGCGCCCAGATGGGAGTGATGCAAGGCCCGATG GGCCCTATGGGACCTCGAGGGCCTCCTGGGCCTGCTGGTGCCCCT GGACCGCAAGGATTTCAAGGCAACCCTGGGGAGCCTGGCGAGCCTGGCGTCTCT GGTCCCATGGGTCCCCGCGGTCCCCCTGGCCCTCCTGGCAAGCCTGGTGACGAT GGCGAAGCTGGAAAACCTGGAAAACCTGGTGAAAGGGGCCTTCCCGGCCCTCAG GGCGCCCGTGGCTTCCCGGGAACCCCAGGCCTTCCTGGTGTCAAAGGTCACAGA GGCTACCCAGGGCTGGACGGAGCAAAGGGAGAAGCTGGCGCTCCAGGCGTGAAG GGTGAGAGTGGCTCCCCCGGCGAGAATGGCTCTCCAGGCCCCATG GGTCCCCGTGGCCTCCCTGGCGAGAGAGGACGGACTGGCCCCGCTGGCGCTGCA GGTGCTCGGGGCAACGACGGCCAACCAGGACCCGCCGGGCCTCCG GGTCCTGTCGGTCCCGCTGGCGGTCCTGGCTTCCCTGGTGCTCCTGGGGCCAAG GGTGAAGCTGGCCCCACAGGGGCTCGCGGCCCCGAAGGCGCCCAGGGTCCTCGCGGTGAACCTGGCACTCCTGGGTCCCCTGGGCCTGCTGGGGCTTCT GGCAATCCCGGAACAGACGGAATTCCTGGAGCCAAAGGGTCTGCT GGTGCTCCTGGCATCGCtggtgctcctggcttccctgggcctcgTGGTCCTCCTGGCCCTCAAGGTGCAACTGGTCCCCTGGGCCCCAAAGGCCAGACG GGTGAACCTGGCATTGCTGGCTTCAAAGGAGAACAAGGTCCCAAGGGAGAACCG GGCCCGGCTGgtccccagggagcccctggTCCCGCTGGAGAAGAAGGCAAGAGAGGCGCCCGAGGAGAGCCCGGCGGTGCTGGGCCTGCTGGTCCCCCTGGAGAGAGG GGTGCTCCTGGCAACCGAGGTTTCCCAGGTCAGGATGGTCTGGCAGGGCCCAAG GGAGCCCCTGGAGAACGAGGGCCCAGTGGCCTTGCTGGCCCCAAAGGAGCCAATGGTGACCCCGGCCGCCCTGGAGAACCTGGCCTTCCTGGAGCCCGG GGTCTCACTGGCCGCCCCGGCGACGCTGGTCCCCAAGGCAAAGTCGGTCCTTCG GGAGCTCCTGGTGAAGATGGTCGCCCTGGACCCCCCGGTCCTCAAGGGGCACGTGGACAGCCTGGCGTCATGGGCTTCCCTGGCCCCAAAGGTGCCAAT GGCGAACCTGGCAAAGCTGGTGAGAAGGGACTTCCTGGAGCTCCTGGCCTGAGA gGTCTTCCTGGCAAAGATGGTGAGACAGGAGCTGCAGGACCTCCCGGCCCTGCT GGACCTGCTGGTGAGCGTGGCGAGCAGGGTGCTCCTGGGCCTTCTGGGTTCCAG ggactcCCTGGCCCCCCCGGCCCCCCAGGTGAAGGTGGAAAACCAGGTGACCAG GGTGTTCCTGGTGAAGCTGGTGCCCCCGGCCTCGTGGGTCCCAGG GGTGAACGCGGATTCCCAGGTGAACGTGgctccccaggtgcccagggcctCCAGGGTGCCCGTGGCCTGCCTGGCACCCCTGGCACTGATGGCCCCAAA GGTGCACCTGGTCCTGCTGGCCCCCCTGGGGCTCAGGGCCCCCCAGGTCTGCAAGGGATGCCTGGAGAGAGGGGAGCAGCGGGCATCGCAGGGCCCAAGGGAGACAGG GGCGACGTTGGTGAGAAAGGCCCCGAGGGAGCCCCCGGAAAGGACGGCGGACGA GGTCTGACTGGTCCCATCGGCCCTCCTGGCCCGGCTGGCGCCAACGGTGAGAAG GGAGAAGTTGGGCCTCCTGGTCCTGCAGGAAGTGCTGGTGCTCGTGGGGCGCCG GGTGAACGTGGAGAGACTGGTCCTCCCGGACCTGCTGGATTCGCTGGACCGCCT GGTGCTGACGGCCAGCCTGGTGCCAAGGGAGAGCAAGGAGAAGCCGGCCAGAAAGGCGATGCAGGCGCCCCTGGCCCTCAGGGCCCCTCTGGAGCACCGGGGCCTCAG GGTCCTACTGGAGTGACCGGTCCTAAAGGAGCCCGCGGTGCCCAAGGCCCCCCG ggAGCCACCGGATTCCCTGGAGCTGCTGGCCGCGTCGGACCCCCCGGCTCCAAC ggCAACCCTGGGCCCCCCGGCCCCCCTGGTCCTTCTGGAAAAGAAGGCCCCAAAGGAGCGCGAGGAGACAGCGGCCCCGCCGGCCGAGCTGGAGACCCCGGCCTCCAAGGTCCTGCCGGACCCCCTGGCTTGAAGGGAGAGCCTGGAGACAGCGGTCCCTCC GGCGCCGATGGCCCCCCAGGTCCCCAAGGTCTGGCTGGTCAGCGGGGCATCGTGGGTCTTCCTGGGCAGCGTGGTGAGAGAGGATTCCCTGGCCTGCCTGGCCCGTCG GGTGAGCCCGGCAAGCAAGGAGCACCAGGCGCGTCTGGAGACCGAGGTCCTCCTGGCCCCGTGGGTCCTCCCGGCCTGACAGGCCCTGCAGGTGAACCTGGACGAGAG GGAAGCCCCGGTGCCGACGGACCCCCTGGCAGAGACGGTGCAGCTGGAGTCAAG GGTGACCGTGGGGAGACCGGTGCTGTGGGTGCTCCCGGAGCCCCTGGacctcctggctctcctggcccCGCCGGCCCGACTGGCAAGCAGGGAGACCGAGGGGAAGCT GGTGCACAAGGCCCCATGGGCCCCTCAGGACCGGCCGGAGCCCGGGGAATCCCA GGCCCACAAGGCCCCCGCGGTGACAAAGGAGAATCTGGAGAGCCCGGCGAGAGGGGACTGAAGGGACACCGTGGCTTCACAGGCCTGCAGGGCCTGCCCGGCCCACCC GGCCCTTCTGGAGACCAAGGTGCTGCTGGTCCTGCTGGTCCGTCCGGCCCCAGG ggTCCCCCCGGCCCTGTCGGTCCCTCTGGCAAAGACGGCGCCAATGGAATCCCAGGACCCATCGGGCCCCCCGGTCCCCGCGGACGTTCAGGCGAAACTGGCCCTGCT GGTCCTCCTGGAAATCCCGGACCCCCTGGCCCTCCAGGACCCCCTGGCCCCGGCATCGACATGTCCGCCTTTGCTGGCCTAGGCCAGAGAGAGAAGGGCCCCGACCCCCTGCAGTACATGCGGGCCGACGaggcggccggcgccctgcggcagCACGACGCGGACGTGGACGCCACGCTCAAGTCCCTCAACAACCAGATCGAGAGCATCCGCAGCCCTGAGGGCTCACGCAAGAACCCCGCTCGCACCTGCCGGGACCTGCAGCTCTGCCACCCCGAGTGGAAGAGCG GTGACTACTGGATAGACCCCAACCAAGGCTGCACCTTGGACGCCATGAAGGTTTTCTGCAACATGGAGACCGGCGAGACCTGCGTCTACCCCAACCCGGCCACCGTGCCCAAGAAGAACTGGTGGAGCAGCAAGAGCCAGAAGCAGCAGCACGTGTGGTTTGGGGAGACCATCAACGGCGGCTTCCAT TTCAGCTATGGAGACAGCAGCCTGCCTCCCAACACTGCCAACGTCCAGATGACCTTCCTGCGCCTGCTGTCCACTGAGGGCTCCCAGAACATCACCTACCACTGCAAGAACAGCGTGGCCTACCTGGATGAAGCCACCGGCAACCTCAAGAAGGCCCTGCTCCTGCAGGGCTCCAACGACGTGGAGATCCGGGCCGAGGGCAACAGCAGGTTCACCTATACCGTGCTGCAGGATGGCTGCACG AAACACACCGGTAAGTGGGGCAAGACTGTCATCGAGTACCGGTCCCAGAAGACCTCGCGCCTGCCCATCACCGACATCGCGCCCATGGACATCGGAGGGCCTGAGCAGGAATTCGGGGTGGACATAGGGCCCGTCTGCTTCTTGTAA
- the COL2A1 gene encoding collagen alpha-1(II) chain isoform X2, protein MIRLGAPQTLVLLTLLVAAALRCQGQDVRKPGPKGQKGEPGDIKDIVGPKGPPGPQGPAGEQGPRGDRGDKGEKGAPGPRGRDGEPGTPGNPGPPGPPGPPGPPGLGGNFAAQMAGGFDEKAGGAQMGVMQGPMGPMGPRGPPGPAGAPGPQGFQGNPGEPGEPGVSGPMGPRGPPGPPGKPGDDGEAGKPGKPGERGLPGPQGARGFPGTPGLPGVKGHRGYPGLDGAKGEAGAPGVKGESGSPGENGSPGPMGPRGLPGERGRTGPAGAAGARGNDGQPGPAGPPGPVGPAGGPGFPGAPGAKGEAGPTGARGPEGAQGPRGEPGTPGSPGPAGASGNPGTDGIPGAKGSAGAPGIAGAPGFPGPRGPPGPQGATGPLGPKGQTGEPGIAGFKGEQGPKGEPGPAGPQGAPGPAGEEGKRGARGEPGGAGPAGPPGERGAPGNRGFPGQDGLAGPKGAPGERGPSGLAGPKGANGDPGRPGEPGLPGARGLTGRPGDAGPQGKVGPSGAPGEDGRPGPPGPQGARGQPGVMGFPGPKGANGEPGKAGEKGLPGAPGLRGLPGKDGETGAAGPPGPAGPAGERGEQGAPGPSGFQGLPGPPGPPGEGGKPGDQGVPGEAGAPGLVGPRGERGFPGERGSPGAQGLQGARGLPGTPGTDGPKGAPGPAGPPGAQGPPGLQGMPGERGAAGIAGPKGDRGDVGEKGPEGAPGKDGGRGLTGPIGPPGPAGANGEKGEVGPPGPAGSAGARGAPGERGETGPPGPAGFAGPPGADGQPGAKGEQGEAGQKGDAGAPGPQGPSGAPGPQGPTGVTGPKGARGAQGPPGATGFPGAAGRVGPPGSNGNPGPPGPPGPSGKEGPKGARGDSGPAGRAGDPGLQGPAGPPGLKGEPGDSGPSGADGPPGPQGLAGQRGIVGLPGQRGERGFPGLPGPSGEPGKQGAPGASGDRGPPGPVGPPGLTGPAGEPGREGSPGADGPPGRDGAAGVKGDRGETGAVGAPGAPGPPGSPGPAGPTGKQGDRGEAGAQGPMGPSGPAGARGIPGPQGPRGDKGESGEPGERGLKGHRGFTGLQGLPGPPGPSGDQGAAGPAGPSGPRGPPGPVGPSGKDGANGIPGPIGPPGPRGRSGETGPAGPPGNPGPPGPPGPPGPGIDMSAFAGLGQREKGPDPLQYMRADEAAGALRQHDADVDATLKSLNNQIESIRSPEGSRKNPARTCRDLQLCHPEWKSGDYWIDPNQGCTLDAMKVFCNMETGETCVYPNPATVPKKNWWSSKSQKQQHVWFGETINGGFHFSYGDSSLPPNTANVQMTFLRLLSTEGSQNITYHCKNSVAYLDEATGNLKKALLLQGSNDVEIRAEGNSRFTYTVLQDGCTKHTGKWGKTVIEYRSQKTSRLPITDIAPMDIGGPEQEFGVDIGPVCFL, encoded by the exons ATGATCCGCCTCGGGGCGCCCCAGACCCTGGTGCTGCTGACGCTGCTCGTCGCCGCTGCCCTTCGGTGTCAGGGCCAGGATGTCC GGAAACCAGGACCAAAG GGGCAGAAAGGAGAACCTGGAGACATCAAGGAT ATCGTAGGACCTAAAGGACCCCCTGGGCCTcag GGACCTGCAGGTGAACAGGGACCCAGAGGTGACCGTGGTGACAAAGGCGAAAAG GGTGCCCCTGGACCTCGTGGCCGAGATGGAGAGCCTGGGACCCCTGGAAATCCGGGCCCCCCTGGGCCCCCTGGACCGCCCGGCCCCCCTGGCCTTGGTGGA AACTTTGCTGCCCAAATGGCTGGAGGATTTGACGAGAAGGCTGGAGGCGCCCAGATGGGAGTGATGCAAGGCCCGATG GGCCCTATGGGACCTCGAGGGCCTCCTGGGCCTGCTGGTGCCCCT GGACCGCAAGGATTTCAAGGCAACCCTGGGGAGCCTGGCGAGCCTGGCGTCTCT GGTCCCATGGGTCCCCGCGGTCCCCCTGGCCCTCCTGGCAAGCCTGGTGACGAT GGCGAAGCTGGAAAACCTGGAAAACCTGGTGAAAGGGGCCTTCCCGGCCCTCAG GGCGCCCGTGGCTTCCCGGGAACCCCAGGCCTTCCTGGTGTCAAAGGTCACAGA GGCTACCCAGGGCTGGACGGAGCAAAGGGAGAAGCTGGCGCTCCAGGCGTGAAG GGTGAGAGTGGCTCCCCCGGCGAGAATGGCTCTCCAGGCCCCATG GGTCCCCGTGGCCTCCCTGGCGAGAGAGGACGGACTGGCCCCGCTGGCGCTGCA GGTGCTCGGGGCAACGACGGCCAACCAGGACCCGCCGGGCCTCCG GGTCCTGTCGGTCCCGCTGGCGGTCCTGGCTTCCCTGGTGCTCCTGGGGCCAAG GGTGAAGCTGGCCCCACAGGGGCTCGCGGCCCCGAAGGCGCCCAGGGTCCTCGCGGTGAACCTGGCACTCCTGGGTCCCCTGGGCCTGCTGGGGCTTCT GGCAATCCCGGAACAGACGGAATTCCTGGAGCCAAAGGGTCTGCT GGTGCTCCTGGCATCGCtggtgctcctggcttccctgggcctcgTGGTCCTCCTGGCCCTCAAGGTGCAACTGGTCCCCTGGGCCCCAAAGGCCAGACG GGTGAACCTGGCATTGCTGGCTTCAAAGGAGAACAAGGTCCCAAGGGAGAACCG GGCCCGGCTGgtccccagggagcccctggTCCCGCTGGAGAAGAAGGCAAGAGAGGCGCCCGAGGAGAGCCCGGCGGTGCTGGGCCTGCTGGTCCCCCTGGAGAGAGG GGTGCTCCTGGCAACCGAGGTTTCCCAGGTCAGGATGGTCTGGCAGGGCCCAAG GGAGCCCCTGGAGAACGAGGGCCCAGTGGCCTTGCTGGCCCCAAAGGAGCCAATGGTGACCCCGGCCGCCCTGGAGAACCTGGCCTTCCTGGAGCCCGG GGTCTCACTGGCCGCCCCGGCGACGCTGGTCCCCAAGGCAAAGTCGGTCCTTCG GGAGCTCCTGGTGAAGATGGTCGCCCTGGACCCCCCGGTCCTCAAGGGGCACGTGGACAGCCTGGCGTCATGGGCTTCCCTGGCCCCAAAGGTGCCAAT GGCGAACCTGGCAAAGCTGGTGAGAAGGGACTTCCTGGAGCTCCTGGCCTGAGA gGTCTTCCTGGCAAAGATGGTGAGACAGGAGCTGCAGGACCTCCCGGCCCTGCT GGACCTGCTGGTGAGCGTGGCGAGCAGGGTGCTCCTGGGCCTTCTGGGTTCCAG ggactcCCTGGCCCCCCCGGCCCCCCAGGTGAAGGTGGAAAACCAGGTGACCAG GGTGTTCCTGGTGAAGCTGGTGCCCCCGGCCTCGTGGGTCCCAGG GGTGAACGCGGATTCCCAGGTGAACGTGgctccccaggtgcccagggcctCCAGGGTGCCCGTGGCCTGCCTGGCACCCCTGGCACTGATGGCCCCAAA GGTGCACCTGGTCCTGCTGGCCCCCCTGGGGCTCAGGGCCCCCCAGGTCTGCAAGGGATGCCTGGAGAGAGGGGAGCAGCGGGCATCGCAGGGCCCAAGGGAGACAGG GGCGACGTTGGTGAGAAAGGCCCCGAGGGAGCCCCCGGAAAGGACGGCGGACGA GGTCTGACTGGTCCCATCGGCCCTCCTGGCCCGGCTGGCGCCAACGGTGAGAAG GGAGAAGTTGGGCCTCCTGGTCCTGCAGGAAGTGCTGGTGCTCGTGGGGCGCCG GGTGAACGTGGAGAGACTGGTCCTCCCGGACCTGCTGGATTCGCTGGACCGCCT GGTGCTGACGGCCAGCCTGGTGCCAAGGGAGAGCAAGGAGAAGCCGGCCAGAAAGGCGATGCAGGCGCCCCTGGCCCTCAGGGCCCCTCTGGAGCACCGGGGCCTCAG GGTCCTACTGGAGTGACCGGTCCTAAAGGAGCCCGCGGTGCCCAAGGCCCCCCG ggAGCCACCGGATTCCCTGGAGCTGCTGGCCGCGTCGGACCCCCCGGCTCCAAC ggCAACCCTGGGCCCCCCGGCCCCCCTGGTCCTTCTGGAAAAGAAGGCCCCAAAGGAGCGCGAGGAGACAGCGGCCCCGCCGGCCGAGCTGGAGACCCCGGCCTCCAAGGTCCTGCCGGACCCCCTGGCTTGAAGGGAGAGCCTGGAGACAGCGGTCCCTCC GGCGCCGATGGCCCCCCAGGTCCCCAAGGTCTGGCTGGTCAGCGGGGCATCGTGGGTCTTCCTGGGCAGCGTGGTGAGAGAGGATTCCCTGGCCTGCCTGGCCCGTCG GGTGAGCCCGGCAAGCAAGGAGCACCAGGCGCGTCTGGAGACCGAGGTCCTCCTGGCCCCGTGGGTCCTCCCGGCCTGACAGGCCCTGCAGGTGAACCTGGACGAGAG GGAAGCCCCGGTGCCGACGGACCCCCTGGCAGAGACGGTGCAGCTGGAGTCAAG GGTGACCGTGGGGAGACCGGTGCTGTGGGTGCTCCCGGAGCCCCTGGacctcctggctctcctggcccCGCCGGCCCGACTGGCAAGCAGGGAGACCGAGGGGAAGCT GGTGCACAAGGCCCCATGGGCCCCTCAGGACCGGCCGGAGCCCGGGGAATCCCA GGCCCACAAGGCCCCCGCGGTGACAAAGGAGAATCTGGAGAGCCCGGCGAGAGGGGACTGAAGGGACACCGTGGCTTCACAGGCCTGCAGGGCCTGCCCGGCCCACCC GGCCCTTCTGGAGACCAAGGTGCTGCTGGTCCTGCTGGTCCGTCCGGCCCCAGG ggTCCCCCCGGCCCTGTCGGTCCCTCTGGCAAAGACGGCGCCAATGGAATCCCAGGACCCATCGGGCCCCCCGGTCCCCGCGGACGTTCAGGCGAAACTGGCCCTGCT GGTCCTCCTGGAAATCCCGGACCCCCTGGCCCTCCAGGACCCCCTGGCCCCGGCATCGACATGTCCGCCTTTGCTGGCCTAGGCCAGAGAGAGAAGGGCCCCGACCCCCTGCAGTACATGCGGGCCGACGaggcggccggcgccctgcggcagCACGACGCGGACGTGGACGCCACGCTCAAGTCCCTCAACAACCAGATCGAGAGCATCCGCAGCCCTGAGGGCTCACGCAAGAACCCCGCTCGCACCTGCCGGGACCTGCAGCTCTGCCACCCCGAGTGGAAGAGCG GTGACTACTGGATAGACCCCAACCAAGGCTGCACCTTGGACGCCATGAAGGTTTTCTGCAACATGGAGACCGGCGAGACCTGCGTCTACCCCAACCCGGCCACCGTGCCCAAGAAGAACTGGTGGAGCAGCAAGAGCCAGAAGCAGCAGCACGTGTGGTTTGGGGAGACCATCAACGGCGGCTTCCAT TTCAGCTATGGAGACAGCAGCCTGCCTCCCAACACTGCCAACGTCCAGATGACCTTCCTGCGCCTGCTGTCCACTGAGGGCTCCCAGAACATCACCTACCACTGCAAGAACAGCGTGGCCTACCTGGATGAAGCCACCGGCAACCTCAAGAAGGCCCTGCTCCTGCAGGGCTCCAACGACGTGGAGATCCGGGCCGAGGGCAACAGCAGGTTCACCTATACCGTGCTGCAGGATGGCTGCACG AAACACACCGGTAAGTGGGGCAAGACTGTCATCGAGTACCGGTCCCAGAAGACCTCGCGCCTGCCCATCACCGACATCGCGCCCATGGACATCGGAGGGCCTGAGCAGGAATTCGGGGTGGACATAGGGCCCGTCTGCTTCTTGTAA